The Cyprinus carpio isolate SPL01 chromosome A9, ASM1834038v1, whole genome shotgun sequence genome window below encodes:
- the LOC109075317 gene encoding probable ubiquitin carboxyl-terminal hydrolase FAF-X isoform X11 translates to MTATTRGSPVGGNDGQGQAPDGQSQPPLPQNQTSSPNSSNENSPVSPPDDQGQGGSSTPLEEEEPAFPHTELAKLDDMINRPRWVVPVLPKGELEVLLEAAIDLCKKGLDVKCEACQRFFRDGLTISFTKILTDEAVSGWKFEIHRCIINNAHRLVELCVTKLSQDWFPLLELLAMATNPHCKFHIYNGTRPSESVPAGVQLAEDELFARPPDPRSPKGWLVDLVNKFGTLNGFQILHDRFMSGQALNVQIIAALIKPFGQCYEFLTLHTVKKYFLPIIEMVPQFLENLTDEELKKEAKNEAKNDALSMIIKSLKSLASRVPGQEETVKNLEIFRLKMILRLLQISSFNGKMNALNEVNKVISSVSYYTHRHGNPEEEEWLTAERMAEWIQQNNILSIVLRDSLHQPQYVEKLEKILRFVIKEKALTLQDLDNIWAAQAGKHEAIVKNVHDLLAKLAWDFSPEQLDHLFDCFKESWTNASKKQREKLLELIRRLAEDDKDGVMAHKVLNLLWNLAHSDDVPVDIMDQALSAHIKILDYSCSQDRDTQKMQWIDRFIEELRTNDKWVIPALKQIREICSLFGEAPQNLSQTQRSPHVFYRHDLINQLQHNHALVTLVAENLSAYMENMRQFSKEHADFDPQTVRPGSRYSHVQEVQERLNFLRFLLKDGQLWLCAPQAKQIWKCLAENAVFLCDREACFKWYSKLMGDEPDLDPDINKDFFENNVLQLDPSLLTENGMKCFERFFKAVNCREGKLVAKRRAYMMDDLELIGLDYLWRVVIQGSDDIASRAIDLLKEIYTNLGPKLQANQVEIHEDFIQSCFDRLKASYDTLCVLDGDKDSINCARQEAIRMVRVLTVLREYITECDSDYHEERTILPMSRAFRGKHITLVVRFPNQGRQVDDLDIWSHTNDTIGSVRRCILNRIKANSTHTKIELFIGGEIIDPADDRKLIGQLNLKDKTLITAKLTQVSANMPSSPDSSSDSSTGSPGNHGNHFSDGPNPEVESCLPGVIMSLHLRYISFLWQVADLGCNLNMPLLRDGARVLMKLMPPDNTTVENLRAICLDHAKLGENSLSPTLDSRFFGPSPSQVLYLIEVVYALLMPASGTLGEDASDFQYNFLKSGGLPLVLSMLTRNNFLPNADMETRRGAYLNALKIAKLLLTAVGFGHVKSVAEACQPVVEGTIPVSPINQTTHDQALVLQNALQNIPNPSAECMLRNVAIRLAQQISDENFFQASKYIPDICVIRAVQKIVWASGCGSVQHVFSSNEEISKIYEKTNAGNEPDAEDEQVCCEALEVMTLCFALMPTALDALSKEKAWQTFIIDLLLHCQNKSVRQMAQEQFFLMATRCCMGHRPLLFFITLLFTVLGSTAKERAKHAADYFTLLRHLLNYAYNSNINLPNAEVLLNNEIDWLKRIRDEVKRTGEPGVEETILEGHIGVTKELLAFQTPEKKFYIGCEKGGASLIKELMDDFLFPASNVYLQYMKSGEFPTEQAIPVCCTPATINAGFELLVALAVGCVRNLKQIVDTLTDMYYLGCEPLTEWEYLPPVGPRPTKGFVGLKNAGATCYMNSVIQQLYMIPPIRNGILAIEGTGSDVDDDMSGDEKQDNESNVDPRDEVFGYQHQFEDKPSLGKTEDRKEYNIGVLRQLQVIFGHLAASRLQYYVPRGFWKQFRLWGEPVNLREQHDALEFFNSLVDSLDEALKALGHPAMLSKVLGGSFADQKICQGCPHRYECEESFTTLNVDIRNHQNLIDSMEQYVKGDLLEGANAYHCEKCNKKVDTVKRLLIKKFPPVLAIQLKRFDYDWERECAIKFNDYFEFPRELDMEPYTVAGVAKLEGSDVHPENQQQVIQQNEPSEPEPPCSSRYRLVGVLVHSGQASGGHYYSYIIQRNGSGCEGERNRWYKFDDGDVTECKMDDDEEMKNQCFGGEYMGEVFDHMMKRMSYRRQKRWWNAYILFYERMDTLDKDSELVKYITELTVTSKPHQVKMPSAIERSVRKQNVQFMHNRMQYSLEYFQFIRKLLTCNSVYLNSPPGQDHLLPEAEEMAMISIQLAARFLFSTGFHTKKIVRGPASDWYDALCILLRHSKNVRYWFAQNVLFAYPNRFSEYLLECPSAEVRGAFSKLIVFIAHFSLQDGPCPSPIASPGPSSQSCDNLSLSEHLFRAILNLLRREVSEHGRHLQQYFSLFVMYANLGLAEKTQLLKLGVPATFMLVALDEGPGPPIKYQYAELGKLYTVVSQLVRCCDVTSRMQSSINGNPPLPNPYGDPNITAPIMPLQQVVVDILFVRTSYVKKIIEDCSNSEDTIKLLRFCCWENPQFSSTVLSELLWQVAYSYTYELRPYLDLLLQILFIEDSWQTHRIHNVLKGIPDDRDGLFDTIQRSKNHYQKRAYQCIKCMVALFSNCSVAYQILQSNGDLKRKWTWAVEWLGDELERRPYTGNTQYTYNNWSPPVQSNETSNGYFLERSHSARMTLAKACELCPEEEPDEQEALDEQDTSPPEDTALYPHSPGTKFQQNNLPHTQPYTGPAAQLVNNPQRPGPRTQENWEPPEEVPPSQTKD, encoded by the exons GTTCAGATCATTGCTGCACTCATTAA GCCTTTTGGACAGTGCTATGAGTTTCTCACTTTGCACACAGTGAAGAAGTACTTCCTTCCCATCATAGAAATGGTTCCCCAGTTTCTAGAAAACCTCACAGATGAGGAATTGAAAAAGGAAGCAAAGAACGAAGCCAAAAACGATGCCCTGTCTATGATAATCAAATCTTTGAAGAGCCTGGCTTCCCGAGTACCAGGACAAGAGGAAACAGTGAAGAATTTAGAGATATTTAGGTTAAAAATGATACTTAG GTTATTGCAGATTTCTTCTTTTAATGGTAAAATGAATGCACTAAATGAAGTGAACAAGGTGATTTCAAGTGTTTCCTACTACACACATCGTCATGGCAATCCTGAAGAGGAAGAGTGGCTGACAGCAGAACGCATGGCA GAATGGATTCAGCAGAACAATATTTTGTCTATTGTGCTGCGAGACAGCCTTCATCAGCCACAATATGTGGAGAAACTGGAGAAGATCCTGCGATTTGTCATCAAAGAAAAGGCCCTAACGCTTCAGGACCTGGACAACATCTGGGCCGCTCAA GCAGGGAAACATGAGGCTATTGTCAAGAATGTTCATGATCTTCTTGCAAAGCTGGCATGGGATTTCTCACCTGAACAGCTGGACCATCTCTTTGACTGCTTCAAG GAGAGCTGGACTAATGCAAgtaaaaagcagagagagaagTTACTGGAATTGATTCGTCGACTGGCAGAGGATGACAAGGATGGTGTGATGGCTCACAAAGTACTCAATCTGCTGTGGAATTTGGCCCATAGTGATGATGTTCCTGTGGATATCATGGACCAGGCTCTTAGTGCTCATATTAAGATTTTGGACTATAGCTGTTCCCAG GACAGGGACACACAGAAGATGCAGTGGATAGACAGATTCATAGAAGAATTAAGAACTAATGACAAATGGGTGATTCCTGCACTGAAGCAAATACGGGAGATCTGTAGCCTCTTTGGAGAAGCCCCCCAGAATTTAAG TCAAACGCAACGGAGCCCACATGTCTTCTATCGACATGACCTAATCAACCAACTGCAGCACAACCATGCACTGGTCACTCTTGTAGCAGAGAACCTGTCTGCATACATGGAGAATATGAGGCAGTTCTCGAAAG AGCACGCAGACTTTGATCCCCAGACGGTTAGGCCAGGAAGTCGGTATAGTCATGTTCAGGAGGTCCAGGAGCGGCTCAATTTCTTGAG GTTCTTACTGAAAGATGGGCAACTCTGGCTGTGTGCACCTCAGGCTAAGCAGATCTGGAAGTGCCTGGCGGAGAACGCAGTATTCTTGTGTGATCGGGAGGCCTGCTTCAAATGGTACTCCAAACTCATGGGGGACGAACCCGACCTTGATCCTGACATCAACAAGGACTTTTTTGAGAACAACGTACTGCAGCTTGACCCCTCGCTGCTGACAGAGAATGGCATGAAATGTTTTGAACGATTCTTCAAGGCAGTCAACTGCAGGGAGGGCAAGCTGGTGGCAAAACGCCGGGCATACATGATGGATGACTTGGAGCTGATAGGGCTGGATTACCTGTGGAGG gttGTGATTCAAGGAAGTGATGATATTGCTAGCCGAGCAATTGACTTGCTTAAAGAGATTTATACTAACCTTGGACCAAAATTACAAGCCAATCAG GTAGAGATCCATGAGGATTTTATTCAGTCTTGCTTTGACCGGCTCAAAGCCTCCTATGACACTCTGTGTGTGCTGGATGGAGATAAAGACAGCATTAACTGTGCCAGACAGGAGGCCATCCGCATGGTGAGAGTACTGACGGTGCTAAGGGAGTATATAACCGAGTGTGACAGTGACTACCACGAGGAGAGGACCATCCTGCCCATGTCCAGG gcTTTCCGAGGAAAGCATATCACGTTAGTTGTGCGTTTCCCAAACCAAGGCCGACAGGTTGATGATCTGGATATTTGGTCGCATACCAACGACACAATTGGCTCTGTGCGACGCTGCATTCTGAATCGAATAAAGGCCAACAGCACACACACCAAGATTGAGCTGTTCATCGGGGGAGAGATCATTGACCCAGCAGATGACAGGAAGCTAATCGGGCAGCTAAACCTCAAAGATAAAACG ctcATCACAGCCAAGCTCACCCAGGTTAGCGCCAATATGCCTTCCAGTCCAGACAGCTCCTCAGACTCCTCCACTGGTTCCCCTGGGAACCATGGCAATCACTTCAGTGATGGACCAAATCCTGAAGTGGAGAGCTGTCTTCCTGGCGTG ATAATGTCCCTGCACCTGCGCTACATCTCTTTCCTCTGGCAAGTTGCAGATCTGGGCTGTAATCTCAACATGCCTCTCCTCCGGGATGGAGCTCGTGTTTTAATGAAGCTCATGCCTCCAG ATAACACCACAGTGGAAAACCTGCGAGCCATCTGTCTGGATCACGCCAAACTCGGCGAAAACAGCCTTAGCCCCACATTGGATTCACGTTTCTTTGGCCCATCACCATCTCAAGTGCTTTACTTGATAGAG gtgGTGTACGCCTTGCTCATGCCTGCCAGTGGGACATTGGGCGAGGATGCTAGTGACTTCCAGTACAACTTCTTGAAGAGTGGTGGGCTGCCCCTGGTTTTGAGCATGCTGACCAGAAATAACTTCCTGCCAAATGCTGACATGGAGACCCGGCGGGGAGCTTATCTCAACGCACTAAAAATAGCCAAACTGCTGCTCACAGCTGTAGGCTTTGGCCATGTGAAGTCCGTGGCGGAGGCCTGCCAGCCTGTGGTGGAGGGGACTATCCCTGTATCGCCT ATCAACCAGACCACACATGACCAGGCTCTAGTGCTACAGAATGCCTTGCAGAATATCCCCAACCCCTCCGCCGAGTGCATGCTGCGGAACGTGGCCATCCGCCTCGCCCAACAGATCTCAGATGAG AACTTCTTCCAGGCTTCTAAGTACATCCCAGATATCTGCGTCATTCGAGCGGTTCAGAAGATAGTTTGGGCTTCTGGCTGTGGCTCTGTTCAGCACGTCTTCAGTTCTAATGAGGAGATCAGCAAGATCTACGAGAAG ACAAATGCTGGCAATGAGCCGGATGCAGAAGATGAGCAGGTGTGCTGTGAAGCTCTGGAGGTCATGACCCTGTGTTTTGCCCTTATGCCCACTGCACTAGATGCACTTAGCAAAGAAAAGGCCTGGCAGACCTTCATTATAGATCTGCTGCTGCACTGCCAAAACAA GTCTGTTCGTCAAATGGCCCAAGAACAGTTCTTCCTCATGGCCACCAGATGTTGTATGGGCCATAGGCCTCTTCTCTTCTTCATCACCCTCCTCTTCACAGTTTTGGGT agcACTGCAAAAGAGCGGGCAAAGCATGCTGCTGATTACTTCACTCTTCTTAGGCACTTACTCAATTATGCATATAACAGCAACATTAATCTTCCTAATGCAGAAGTTCTCTTAAACAATGAGATTGACTGGTTAAAGCGCATCCGG gatgAAGTGAAGAGGACTGGAGAGCCTGGGGTTGAGGAGACCATTTTGGAAGGTCACATTGGTGTCACAAAAGAGCTGCTAGCATTCCAGACCCCAGAGAAGAAGTTCTACATTGGCTGTGAAAAAGGAGGTGCTAGTCTTATCAAG GAGTTAATGGATGACTTCCTGTTCCCAGCATCTAATGTGTACCTGCAATACATGAAGAGTGGAGAATTCCCCACTGAGCAGGCCATACCTGTGTGTTGCACCCCAGCCACAATCAATGCCGGCTTTGAACTGCTGGTTGCATTAGCTGTCGGATGTGTGCGAAATCTCAAGCAGATTGTGGACACACTAACTGATATGTACTATTTAG GTTGTGAACCACTTACAGAATGGGAATATTTGCCACCAGTTGGTCCAAGGCCCACCAAGGGGTTTGTTGGTCTGAAAAATGCAGGTGCGACTTGCTACATGAACTCAGTGATCCAGCAGCTCTACATGATTCCTCCCATCAGGAATGGCATCCTGGCCATTGAAGGCACGGGCAGTGATGTGGATGATGATATGTCTGGAGACGAGAAGCAAGATAATGAG AGTAATGTGGATCCACGGGATGAGGTGTTTGGCTATCAGCACCAGTTTGAAGACAAACCTTCTCTCGGTAAGACGGAAGACAGGAAGGAATACAACATTGGGGTTCTTCGGCAGTTGCAGGTCATTTTTGGACATTTGGCTGCCTCCAGGTTGCAGTATTACGTGCCTAGGGGATTCTGGAAGCAATTTCG GTTGTGGGGTGAACCTGTCAATCTGAGGGAACAGCATGATGCCCTGGAGTTCTTTAACTCACTGGTAGACAGTTTAGACGAGGCTTTGAAAGCATTGGGTCACCCTGCCATGCTGAGCAAAGTACTGGGTGGCTCTTTTGCTGACCAGAAAATATGTCAGGGCTGTCCTCACAG ATATGAATGTGAGGAATCGTTTACGACGTTGAATGTAGATATCAGAAACCATCAAAATCTAATTGATTCTATGGAGCAGTATGTGAAAGGAGACTTGCTCGAGGGTGCAAATGCCTATCACTGTGAAAAATGCAACAAGAag GTGGACACAGTGAAGCGTTTACTCATTAAGAAGTTTCCTCCGGTGCTGGCCATCCAGCTGAAACGCTTTGATTATGACTGGGAACGAGAATGTGCTATCAAGTTCAATGATTACTTTGAGTTCCCACGGGAGTTAGACATGGAGCCCTATACAGTAGCTGGAGTAGCTAAGCTGGAGGGGTCTGATGTGCACCCAGAGAACCAG CAGCAGGTGATTCAGCAGAATGAGCCGTCGGAGCCGGAACCCCCCTGCAGCTCTCGCTATCGTTTGGTGGGAGTTCTGGTCCACTCAGGCCAGGCTAGTGGAGGTCATTATTACTCCTACATCATTCAGAGGAACGGCAGTGGTTGTGAGGGAGAAAGGAACCGTTGGTACAAGTTTGACGATGGTGATGTCACTGAATGCAAGATGGACGATGACGAGGAGATGAAGAACCAGTGCTTTGGTGGAGAGTACATGGGTGAGGTCTTTGACCACATGATGAAACGCATGTCCTACAGGCGACAGAAGCGCTGGTGGAACGCCTACATTCTCTTTTATGAGCGAATGGACACATTAGACAAGGACAGTGAGCTAGTTAAATACATCACTGAGCTGACAGTGACCAGCAAACCTCACCAGGTGAAGATGCCCTCTGCTATTGAACGCAGTGTGCgcaaacaaaatgtgcagtttaTGCACAACCGTATGCAGTACAGCTTGGAGTACTTCCAGTTTATCAGGAAATTGCTGACCTGTAACAGTGTCTACTTGAATTCACCGCCAG GTCAAGACCACCTTTTGCCTGAAGCAGAAGAAATGGCTATGATTAGTATACAGCTCGCTGCTAGATTTCTCTTCAGCACTGGGTTCCACACAAAGAAAATCGTCCGTGGCCCTGCTAGTGATTG gtATGATGCTCTGTGCATCTTGCTACGACACAGTAAGAATGTGCGTTACTGGTTTGCACAGAACGTCCTCTTTGCATATCCGAACCGCTTCTCCGAGTACCTGCTTGAGTGTCCCAGTGCAGAGGTTCGAGGGGCCTTCTCCAAACTCATTGTATTTATTGCACATTTCTCCCTGCAAGATGGACCCTGCCCTTCACCGATTGCCTCACCTGGACCTTCAAGTCAG AGCTGTGATAATTTGAGTTTGAGTGAGCACTTGTTCCGTGCCATACTTAATCTGCTGAGAAGGGAAGTGTCTGAGCATGGCCGTCACCTGCAGCAGTACTTCAGCCTTTTTGTCATGTATGCCAACCTTG GCTTGGCAGAGAAGACGCAGCTGTTGAAGCTTGGGGTACCAGCTACCTTCATGCTTGTGGCTTTGGATGAGGGCCCTGGGCCTCCTATTAAGTACCAGTATGCTGAGCTTGGAAAGCTCTATACTGTCGTCTCACAGCTGGTTCGCTGCTGTGATGTGACGTCACGTATGCAGTCCTCAATTAATG GAAACCCTCCCCTGCCGAACCCATATGGTGACCCCAACATCACCGCACCCATCATGCCTCTGCAGCAGGTGGTGGTGGACATCCTGTTTGTGCGTACCAGTTATGTGAAGAAGATTATTGAGGACTGCAGTAACTCCGAGGACACTATCAAACTGCTGCGATTTTGCTGTTGGGAAAACCCTCAGTTTTCCTCCACTGTGCTGAGTGAACTACTGTGGCAG GTGGCATATTCATACACGTATGAGTTAAGGCCTTACCTGGACTTGCTCCTTCAGATTTTGTTTATTGAGGACTCGTGGCAGACTCACAG gatccaCAATGTGCTGAAGGGAATCCCTGATGACCGTGATGGGCTTTTTGACACCATTCAGCGCTCCAAAAATCACTACCAAAAGAGAGCTTATCAGTGCATCAAATGCATGGTGGCTCTTTTCAGCAACTGCTCAGTGGCCTATCAGATTCTCCAG AGTAATGGCGATTTAAAGAGGAAGTGGACCTGGGCAGTGGAGTGGCTCGGTGACGAGCTGGAACGTAGACCGTACACTGGCAATACCCAGTACACGTATAATAACTGGTCCCCTCCTGTTCAGAGCAATGAGACTTCTAATGGATACTTCCTGGAGCGCTCCCACAGTGCGCGTATGACTTTAGCCAAGGCCTGTGAGTTGTGCCCAGAAGAG gAGCCTGATGAGCAGGAGGCCCTTGATGAGCAGGACACCTCTCCTCCAGAGGACACTGCTCTATACCCTCACTCTCCAGGCACAAAGTTTCAGCAG AATAACCTCCCGCATACGCAGCCGTACACTGGCCCCGCAGCACAGCTCGTCAACAACCCTCAGCGTCCAGGCCCACGAACACAAGAGAACTGGGAGCCCCCTGAGGAGGTGCCGCCCAGTCAGACTAAAGACTAA